From one Pontibacillus sp. HMF3514 genomic stretch:
- the folK gene encoding 2-amino-4-hydroxy-6-hydroxymethyldihydropteridine diphosphokinase, whose translation MVHAYIALGSNISPRSEYLNQAIDRIEEHQEIHVIKRSSIYETVPVGYTEQSDFLNMVIHVETNLSAQELLSYCQSIEQTLGRERLVRWGPRTIDLDILLYNQENIESEQLMVPHPRLQERAFVLVPLYEIDQELHVPHMQQSVKQLLSALADEEIEGVKPWKPKNGESESKHTEN comes from the coding sequence ATGGTGCATGCCTATATAGCGCTTGGATCCAATATCTCCCCTCGATCAGAATACCTTAATCAAGCCATTGATCGAATTGAGGAACATCAGGAAATTCATGTTATAAAAAGATCATCTATTTATGAAACGGTTCCGGTAGGTTATACTGAACAAAGTGATTTCTTGAATATGGTTATTCATGTGGAAACAAATTTAAGTGCTCAAGAACTGCTATCTTACTGTCAGTCTATTGAACAAACGTTAGGTAGAGAACGTTTGGTAAGATGGGGGCCTCGTACGATAGACCTTGACATTTTACTATATAATCAAGAAAATATTGAATCAGAGCAGTTAATGGTCCCACACCCAAGATTACAAGAACGAGCTTTTGTGCTCGTTCCTTTATATGAAATAGATCAAGAACTACACGTTCCGCATATGCAGCAGTCTGTTAAGCAACTGTTATCTGCTTTAGCGGATGAAGAGATAGAAGGGGTAAAACCATGGAAGCCGAAAAATGGGGAAAGCGAATCAAAGCATACAGAAAACTAA
- a CDS encoding helix-turn-helix domain-containing protein: MEAEKWGKRIKAYRKLKGYTQINFANKIDISVSVLGEIERGTRAPNEKMINKMSIELGIPVQELTPKK, from the coding sequence ATGGAAGCCGAAAAATGGGGAAAGCGAATCAAAGCATACAGAAAACTAAAAGGTTATACGCAAATTAACTTTGCTAACAAAATTGATATTTCTGTATCGGTATTAGGTGAAATTGAAAGAGGAACACGGGCACCCAATGAGAAAATGATCAATAAAATGTCCATTGAGCTTGGTATCCCCGTGCAAGAACTCACACCAAAAAAGTAA
- the lysS gene encoding lysine--tRNA ligase: MTEELNEHMRVRREKLQSYADQGIDAFGNKFERTHLSEDLKEAYSEISKEDLEEKAIQTTIAGRIMTKRGKGKAGFAHIQDLKGQIQIYVRKDTVGEEAYELFQSADMGDIVGVAGTVFKTKVGELSVKASELHMLTKSLRPLPEKFHGLKDVEQRYRQRYLDLITNPDSRDTFVTRSKIIQSMRRYFDGRGFLEVETPTMHAIPGGASARPFITHHNALDMPLYMRIAIELHLKRLIVGGMEKVYEIGRVFRNEGVSTRHNPEFTMLELYEAYADFHDIMSLTENVIAHIAKDVLGTTTVHYGEYEVNLEPEWTRLHMVDAIKEYTGVDFWQQMTDEEAHALAKEHGVKVEKSMTFGHIVNEFFEHFVEEKLIQPTFVYGHPVEISPLAKKNKEDERFTDRFELFIVGREHANAFSELNDPVDQRKRFESQVKEREEGNDEAHLMDEDFLEALEYGLPPTGGLGIGIDRLVMLLTNSPSIRDVLLFPQMRHKE; the protein is encoded by the coding sequence ATGACGGAAGAATTAAATGAGCACATGCGGGTTCGCCGTGAAAAGTTACAGTCCTATGCTGACCAAGGCATCGATGCATTCGGTAACAAATTCGAGCGTACACATCTATCTGAAGATCTAAAAGAAGCCTATAGCGAAATTTCAAAAGAGGACCTTGAGGAAAAAGCTATTCAGACAACAATAGCTGGACGTATTATGACAAAGCGTGGTAAAGGTAAAGCTGGATTTGCCCATATTCAAGACCTTAAAGGCCAAATCCAAATCTACGTACGTAAAGATACAGTAGGAGAAGAGGCATATGAACTTTTCCAATCTGCTGACATGGGAGATATCGTAGGTGTCGCAGGTACGGTTTTCAAAACAAAAGTAGGTGAACTTTCCGTAAAAGCAAGTGAATTGCACATGCTTACAAAGTCACTACGTCCATTACCAGAGAAGTTCCACGGACTTAAAGACGTTGAGCAACGTTATCGTCAACGTTATCTTGATCTTATTACTAATCCAGATAGCCGTGACACGTTTGTTACAAGAAGTAAAATCATTCAATCCATGCGTCGTTACTTTGATGGTCGTGGATTCTTAGAAGTAGAAACACCAACTATGCACGCAATCCCAGGTGGTGCATCTGCGCGACCATTTATTACACACCATAATGCGTTGGATATGCCTTTATATATGCGTATTGCTATTGAATTACACTTAAAGCGCCTTATTGTTGGTGGTATGGAAAAAGTATATGAAATCGGTCGTGTATTCCGTAACGAAGGTGTATCTACACGTCATAATCCAGAATTTACGATGCTTGAATTGTATGAAGCCTATGCAGACTTCCATGACATCATGTCTCTAACAGAAAATGTTATTGCTCACATTGCAAAAGATGTACTTGGAACTACAACAGTACACTATGGTGAATATGAAGTTAACCTTGAGCCAGAATGGACAAGACTTCATATGGTAGATGCAATTAAAGAATATACAGGTGTAGACTTCTGGCAGCAAATGACCGACGAAGAAGCTCATGCATTAGCAAAAGAACATGGTGTAAAGGTAGAGAAAAGCATGACGTTTGGCCATATTGTAAATGAGTTCTTTGAACATTTTGTAGAAGAGAAACTTATTCAACCTACATTTGTTTATGGACACCCAGTAGAAATTTCTCCACTAGCGAAGAAGAATAAAGAAGATGAACGCTTCACGGATCGTTTTGAATTATTTATTGTAGGTCGCGAACATGCGAATGCATTCTCTGAGTTAAATGATCCAGTAGATCAACGTAAACGTTTTGAGTCACAAGTGAAAGAACGTGAAGAAGGAAATGATGAAGCTCATTTAATGGATGAAGATTTCCTAGAAGCTCTAGAGTATGGTTTACCACCAACAGGCGGGTTAGGAATCGGTA
- the folP gene encoding dihydropteroate synthase, producing MEHYLQTSVKSYDLQKQTLVMGILNVTPDSFSDGGQFNELDAAIEQAKEMEANGAHIIDIGGESTRPGHEPVSTEDELKRVLPIIRKLKLAVNIPISIDTYKAEVAQQAIEAGASIINDVWGAKHDSEMANVAAAYQVPIILMHNRDNREYNDLIQDMKEDLKESIRIVKEAGVKDHNIFLDPGVGFAKTMEDNLFVMRHLDSFEDLGYPILLGTSRKRFIGHVLDLPVEERMEGTGATVCLGIQKGVDIVRVHDVQPIARMAKMMDAMIGKGDAING from the coding sequence ATGGAACATTATCTACAAACAAGTGTGAAATCCTATGATTTACAAAAGCAAACTCTCGTAATGGGAATTCTAAATGTCACGCCTGATTCATTTTCTGATGGTGGTCAGTTTAATGAATTAGACGCAGCTATAGAACAAGCTAAAGAAATGGAAGCGAACGGAGCTCACATTATTGATATCGGTGGTGAATCCACTCGACCTGGGCATGAACCCGTTTCTACTGAGGATGAGTTGAAAAGGGTGCTACCTATCATAAGGAAATTAAAGCTAGCAGTGAACATACCGATTTCAATTGATACCTATAAGGCTGAAGTTGCACAGCAAGCTATTGAAGCTGGTGCGTCCATTATTAATGACGTGTGGGGAGCGAAGCATGACTCAGAAATGGCAAATGTCGCTGCGGCTTATCAGGTACCCATTATCCTGATGCACAACCGTGACAATCGAGAATACAACGACTTAATCCAAGATATGAAGGAAGATCTAAAAGAGAGTATTCGGATCGTAAAAGAAGCAGGAGTAAAAGATCATAACATCTTCTTGGATCCTGGAGTAGGCTTTGCGAAAACGATGGAGGATAACTTATTTGTTATGCGGCACTTAGATTCATTTGAGGATTTAGGTTATCCGATTTTACTGGGAACATCACGTAAAAGGTTTATTGGCCATGTGTTAGATCTTCCGGTAGAAGAAAGAATGGAAGGTACGGGAGCTACAGTTTGTCTTGGAATTCAAAAAGGGGTTGATATCGTGCGTGTTCATGATGTACAACCTATTGCCCGTATGGCGAAGATGATGGATGCTATGATTGGGAAAGGAGATGCAATCAATGGATAA
- the hslO gene encoding Hsp33 family molecular chaperone HslO, translated as MSDYLIRATAFGGQVRAYAIESTETVAEACRRQDTYATASAALGRTMSISTMMGAMNKGDDQLTIKVEGGGPIGVIVADVNAHGVVRAYVSNPHVDFDLNEKGKLDVARAVGTTGTLSVVKDTGLKDYFTGEVPIVSGEISEDFTYYFANSEQVPSAVGAGVLVNPDQSIKASGGFIIQMMPDADDETITKIEQKLNELPPISAMIEHGKSPEDILKTILADGDVNILTHTPVRFQCRCSRERLEQALMGLGDEELDKMIHEDHGAEASCHFCNEVYHFTEDELKAIKSEA; from the coding sequence ATGAGTGATTATCTAATAAGAGCGACTGCATTTGGCGGTCAAGTACGTGCGTATGCAATTGAATCAACTGAAACAGTAGCAGAGGCATGTCGTCGTCAGGATACGTATGCAACTGCATCAGCAGCATTAGGTCGTACAATGTCCATTTCAACAATGATGGGTGCTATGAACAAAGGAGATGACCAGCTTACGATAAAAGTTGAAGGTGGAGGTCCTATAGGTGTTATTGTCGCTGACGTTAATGCGCATGGTGTTGTACGAGCTTACGTGTCTAATCCGCATGTAGACTTTGACCTTAATGAAAAAGGGAAATTGGATGTTGCTCGAGCAGTAGGTACAACAGGTACACTAAGTGTTGTGAAAGACACCGGATTAAAAGATTACTTTACTGGTGAAGTTCCTATTGTGTCTGGAGAAATTAGTGAAGATTTCACCTATTACTTTGCGAACTCGGAACAAGTACCATCAGCTGTAGGTGCTGGTGTTTTGGTGAATCCAGATCAGTCAATTAAAGCATCAGGCGGTTTCATTATTCAAATGATGCCAGATGCTGATGATGAAACGATTACTAAAATTGAACAAAAACTAAATGAACTCCCTCCTATATCAGCCATGATTGAACATGGAAAGTCACCTGAGGATATCTTAAAAACCATTCTAGCGGATGGGGATGTAAATATTCTTACGCATACGCCTGTTCGATTCCAGTGTCGTTGTTCTAGAGAACGTCTAGAACAAGCATTAATGGGGCTAGGAGATGAAGAGTTAGATAAAATGATTCATGAAGATCATGGTGCAGAAGCATCCTGTCATTTTTGTAATGAAGTGTACCACTTTACAGAAGATGAGTTAAAAGCTATAAAGTCTGAAGCGTAA
- the cysK gene encoding cysteine synthase A: MRIANSIAELIGKTPIVKLNGMTNEDEADIYVKLEFMNPGSSVKDRIALAMIEDAEENGKLKPGDTILEPTSGNTGIGLAMVAAAKGYKSVLVMPDTMSEERRNLLKAYGAELVLTPGSEGMKGAIKKAEELHEEKGYFMPQQFNNEANPRVHERTTGPEIVEQMSDGLDAFVSGIGTGGTITGAGKVLKEHFKDIQIYAVEPEGSPVLSGGKGGPHKIQGIGAGFVPKILNTNIYDEVLTVTNEQSFETAREAAKVEGLLGGISSGAAIYAAQQVAKKLGKGKKVLAIVPSNGERYLSTPLYQFD, from the coding sequence ATGAGAATAGCAAATTCAATTGCAGAGTTAATTGGAAAAACTCCAATCGTAAAGCTTAATGGGATGACGAATGAAGACGAAGCAGATATTTATGTGAAATTGGAATTCATGAATCCAGGGAGTTCAGTTAAAGATCGTATTGCTTTAGCGATGATTGAAGACGCTGAAGAGAACGGCAAACTAAAACCTGGTGATACAATCTTGGAGCCAACTAGCGGAAACACGGGTATTGGCTTGGCTATGGTTGCTGCAGCCAAAGGATACAAATCTGTATTAGTCATGCCAGATACGATGAGTGAAGAACGTCGCAACCTCTTAAAGGCGTATGGAGCTGAATTAGTATTAACGCCAGGTAGTGAAGGAATGAAGGGCGCTATTAAAAAGGCGGAAGAATTGCATGAGGAAAAAGGGTACTTTATGCCTCAACAATTTAATAACGAAGCAAATCCTCGTGTTCACGAACGAACAACTGGACCCGAAATTGTTGAGCAAATGAGTGATGGTCTCGACGCATTTGTATCAGGTATCGGAACAGGCGGAACGATTACTGGTGCCGGTAAAGTATTAAAAGAGCACTTTAAAGATATTCAAATCTATGCAGTAGAACCTGAAGGCTCTCCGGTTCTATCTGGTGGAAAAGGCGGACCGCATAAGATTCAAGGTATTGGTGCTGGCTTTGTTCCGAAGATTTTAAACACAAACATTTATGATGAAGTGTTAACCGTTACAAATGAACAATCCTTTGAAACAGCTCGGGAAGCGGCGAAAGTAGAAGGGTTACTTGGTGGGATTTCTTCCGGGGCAGCTATTTATGCTGCACAACAAGTGGCTAAAAAGCTAGGCAAAGGGAAGAAAGTTTTAGCCATTGTTCCTAGTAACGGAGAACGTTATCTATCTACGCCTCTTTATCAATTCGACTAA
- the folB gene encoding dihydroneopterin aldolase, which produces MDKILMNQMTFYGYHGLFPEENKLGQRFVVDLELELDLKKAGETDDMNESVNYGHIYDETQKIVEGQAKQLVETVAEDIASTMLDTFQKVQAIKVKVIKPDPPIPGHYDSVAIEIYRERS; this is translated from the coding sequence ATGGATAAAATATTAATGAATCAGATGACATTTTACGGCTATCATGGTTTGTTCCCTGAAGAAAATAAATTAGGTCAGCGTTTTGTCGTAGATTTAGAACTTGAGTTAGACTTGAAAAAAGCAGGAGAGACAGACGACATGAATGAAAGTGTCAATTATGGCCATATTTACGATGAAACGCAGAAAATTGTGGAAGGTCAAGCGAAGCAACTAGTAGAAACAGTAGCTGAAGATATTGCATCAACCATGCTAGATACCTTTCAAAAAGTACAAGCAATTAAGGTGAAGGTCATTAAGCCAGACCCTCCTATTCCTGGTCATTACGACTCGGTTGCGATCGAAATTTATAGGGAGAGATCATAG
- a CDS encoding peptidyl-prolyl cis-trans isomerase — MTRKFLWGIIVVLLITNLTTLLIWVNVKGQVDDAENHAAKPLVENRNEPVALIGEEPIEYEEWEQELQNQYGKSVLSGMIDRQVVFAMADQYDIQIEEKLIQRELSLMETMLGVMEEAKIEAKRKEWLDEVRYRFFLEELLTKDIGIEAEKIKSYYQEHEDQYDFHETYQLSQILVKTQQEANKVKKELDEGASFEMLAREYSIDSYTNDNGGYLGYFSKKSQYLPGIYYRTAQDLSSQSYSSPFDTDQGYVLIYVHRKLPSIMFSFEEVQKQIKRELALEYVGDSFSAKPLWEEAQVDWVFGD, encoded by the coding sequence ATGACGAGAAAGTTCTTATGGGGGATTATTGTAGTGTTGTTAATTACAAATTTAACGACACTTCTTATTTGGGTGAATGTTAAAGGACAAGTTGACGATGCTGAAAATCATGCAGCGAAACCTTTAGTCGAAAATCGTAATGAGCCTGTGGCACTTATCGGGGAAGAGCCAATTGAGTACGAAGAGTGGGAGCAAGAGTTGCAAAATCAGTATGGAAAATCGGTGTTAAGCGGCATGATTGATCGTCAGGTTGTATTTGCGATGGCAGACCAATATGATATCCAAATTGAAGAGAAGCTGATCCAACGTGAACTTTCTCTTATGGAAACCATGCTAGGTGTAATGGAAGAAGCAAAAATAGAAGCAAAGCGAAAAGAATGGCTCGATGAGGTGCGTTATCGCTTTTTTCTAGAAGAACTTTTAACAAAGGATATTGGGATAGAAGCTGAGAAAATCAAGTCCTATTATCAGGAGCATGAAGATCAATATGACTTTCATGAAACTTATCAGCTCTCCCAAATCTTAGTGAAAACTCAGCAAGAAGCAAATAAGGTAAAAAAGGAACTTGATGAAGGGGCTTCATTTGAAATGCTTGCTCGAGAGTATTCGATTGATAGCTATACCAATGATAATGGCGGTTACCTTGGGTATTTTTCAAAAAAAAGCCAATACCTTCCGGGAATATATTATCGGACAGCACAGGATTTATCCTCTCAATCCTATAGCTCTCCCTTTGATACAGATCAAGGATATGTATTAATCTATGTTCACCGTAAGTTGCCTTCCATAATGTTTTCCTTTGAGGAAGTACAAAAACAAATTAAAAGAGAATTAGCACTTGAATATGTAGGTGATTCGTTTTCTGCAAAACCCCTTTGGGAAGAAGCCCAAGTGGATTGGGTATTTGGCGATTAA